A single genomic interval of Penaeus chinensis breed Huanghai No. 1 chromosome 23, ASM1920278v2, whole genome shotgun sequence harbors:
- the LOC125037357 gene encoding pyrimidodiazepine synthase-like isoform X2 — protein sequence MSRTLISCLSQARKGAASQINFPASLSSVMETKHLSTGSTCPPQEPGVLRCYSMKFCPFAQRTRLILVAKNVKHDIVNVNLKTKPEWLFEKNPLGKVPALEKDGKMLFESLITCDYLDEAYPDPPLYPSDPWQKAHDRVFMELWSKVTGPMYRVYFAKGDQEALAKAVEDVQAGLGLFETELKKRGTMFYGGEKPGMLDYMIWPWVERLPMAEMMAGDLKVFQQETFPKLFEWVEKMKEDKAVSAVFISAESHFKFLKSHVDGAPDYDMEV from the exons ATGAGCCGGACCCTAATCAGCTGTTTGTCTCAGGCGAGGAAAGGGGCGGCATCTCAAATCAACTTTCCAGCGTCATTATCTTCTGTCATGGAAACCAAGCATCTTAGCACGG GATCAACATGTCCTCCTCAGGAGCCTGGAGTCCTGCGGTGCTACAGTATGAAGTTCTGCCCGTTCGCACAGCGCACCAGGCTGATCCTCGTGGCTAAGAATGTGAA ACATGACATCGTGAATGTAAACCTGAAGACCAAACCAGAATGGCTGTTTGAGAAGAACCCGCTAGGAAAGGTTCCCGCCctggagaaggatgggaagatGCTGTTTGAGTCCCTCATTACCTGCGACTACTTGGATGAGGCCTACCCAGacccccccctgtacccctccgACCCCTGGCAGAAGGCACACGACCGGGTTTTCATGGAACTGTGGTCGAAG GTGACAGGCCCGATGTACAGAGTGTACTTTGCAAAGGGAGATCAGGAGGCGCTTGCCAAGGCAGTTGAGGACGTCCAGGCTGGTTTGGGTCTTTTCGAGACTGAGTTGAAAAAGAGAGGCACCATGTTCTATGGTGGAGAGAAACCTG GCATGCTGGACTACATGATTTGGCCGTGGGTCGAGAGGCTTCCAATGGCAGAGATGATGGCTGGAGATTTGAAGGTGTTCCAGCAAGAAACCTTTCCCAAACTG TTTGAATGggtggagaaaatgaaggaagacaaAGCAGTGAGTGCAGTCTTCATAAGTGCCGAGTCCCATTTCAAGTTCCTGAAGTCACACGTCGACGGCGCTCCAGATTACGACATGGAGGTTTAG
- the LOC125037357 gene encoding pyrimidodiazepine synthase-like isoform X1: MQLMKARSKHTHKQLLLGLYHLWWGLCGAHTRLGSRISTTEPGNRSAMSRTLISCLSQARKGAASQINFPASLSSVMETKHLSTGSTCPPQEPGVLRCYSMKFCPFAQRTRLILVAKNVKHDIVNVNLKTKPEWLFEKNPLGKVPALEKDGKMLFESLITCDYLDEAYPDPPLYPSDPWQKAHDRVFMELWSKVTGPMYRVYFAKGDQEALAKAVEDVQAGLGLFETELKKRGTMFYGGEKPGMLDYMIWPWVERLPMAEMMAGDLKVFQQETFPKLFEWVEKMKEDKAVSAVFISAESHFKFLKSHVDGAPDYDMEV; the protein is encoded by the exons ATGCAACTGATGAAAGCAAGAAGCAAGCACACGCATAAACAGTTGCTTCTTGGCCTCTACCATTTGTGGTGGGGACTCTGTGGGGCCCACACTCGCCTTGGAAGcag AATCTCGACTACAGAACCCGGGAATAGAAGTGCCATGAGCCGGACCCTAATCAGCTGTTTGTCTCAGGCGAGGAAAGGGGCGGCATCTCAAATCAACTTTCCAGCGTCATTATCTTCTGTCATGGAAACCAAGCATCTTAGCACGG GATCAACATGTCCTCCTCAGGAGCCTGGAGTCCTGCGGTGCTACAGTATGAAGTTCTGCCCGTTCGCACAGCGCACCAGGCTGATCCTCGTGGCTAAGAATGTGAA ACATGACATCGTGAATGTAAACCTGAAGACCAAACCAGAATGGCTGTTTGAGAAGAACCCGCTAGGAAAGGTTCCCGCCctggagaaggatgggaagatGCTGTTTGAGTCCCTCATTACCTGCGACTACTTGGATGAGGCCTACCCAGacccccccctgtacccctccgACCCCTGGCAGAAGGCACACGACCGGGTTTTCATGGAACTGTGGTCGAAG GTGACAGGCCCGATGTACAGAGTGTACTTTGCAAAGGGAGATCAGGAGGCGCTTGCCAAGGCAGTTGAGGACGTCCAGGCTGGTTTGGGTCTTTTCGAGACTGAGTTGAAAAAGAGAGGCACCATGTTCTATGGTGGAGAGAAACCTG GCATGCTGGACTACATGATTTGGCCGTGGGTCGAGAGGCTTCCAATGGCAGAGATGATGGCTGGAGATTTGAAGGTGTTCCAGCAAGAAACCTTTCCCAAACTG TTTGAATGggtggagaaaatgaaggaagacaaAGCAGTGAGTGCAGTCTTCATAAGTGCCGAGTCCCATTTCAAGTTCCTGAAGTCACACGTCGACGGCGCTCCAGATTACGACATGGAGGTTTAG